The genomic stretch CTATAACGCCCTTGGGCGCATCTTCTCCGGAAGACTTCTTTCCGTCATCTTTGAATACAAGAGGGAAGGGGTTATCAGGGTGATAACTGCTCGCGATATGACTCGAAAGGAAATCGGTTACTTCAAAAGGA from Candidatus Poribacteria bacterium encodes the following:
- a CDS encoding BrnT family toxin, which translates into the protein MKAKYGRYNALGRIFSGRLLSVIFEYKREGVIRVITARDMTRKEIGYFKRRIRV